The Arachis hypogaea cultivar Tifrunner chromosome 14, arahy.Tifrunner.gnm2.J5K5, whole genome shotgun sequence genome has a segment encoding these proteins:
- the LOC112743117 gene encoding uncharacterized protein — MHRPNEEKRVFITPDGTYCYTVMPFGLKNAGAAYQWLVNKIFQNLSEIKLEVYIDDMLAKTDSGKQLISDLKVIMSTLRKHQMRLNPTKCAFGMEAGKFLDFMITQRGVEANPEKCRAVLEMTSPKNINDIQKLTGQLTALSRFLGASAQKAIPFFRLMKKGAPFKWEAKCEEAFQHFKKVLAEPPVLAKPQTGETLYLYLSITEEALAVALIRENEKKEKKPIYFISKVLQDTETHYSRLEKLAFALLTASRCLRQYFQAHPVTIRTNQAVKQVLQKSDLAGRMLAWSIELSQFDIKFEPRYAIKAQAMADFIAEMTPGNSTLESWKLHVDGSSNVTSGGAGVILESQNGVVIEQSVQYEFPFSNNQAEYEALLAGLALAKEVRAKVLEINMDSQVVSSQINGDYQTRDPLLQQYLAKVNKLKEEFHQVTIRHVPRERNTRADLLSKLASTKPGHGNKSLIQEVIKSPSISTMANAYLTLSHRGSWTYPILQYLLNGTLPEDPKEEKRTKREAANYTVVAGQQYKRGFSQPLLKCVEHGDTEYILREIHEGCCGHHVGGKTLAQKVIRASYFWPSVIRDSISVEHPQTNGQVESANIIIVKGLKKRLDEAKGLWADELGSVLWSYRTTPQTATEETPFRLTYGTEAVIPVEIGDPNPRRTIGGNDEEAERDLTDEVRNIAHLKELALKQRISLRYNHGVIRREFATADLVLRRNDIGPPTPGEGKLTPNWEGPYRIKAAIGKGAYKLERLNGDEIPRTWNTTNLWRYYT, encoded by the exons ATGCATCGACCCAACGAGGAAAAAAGGGTGTTCATCACCCCCGACGGAACGTACTGCTACACCGTCATGCCTTTCGGCTTGAAGAACGCCGGAGCCGCCTACCAATGGCTCGTCAACAAAATATTCCAGAACCTATCCGAAATAAAactagaagtctacatagacgacatgctcgccaAAACCGACTCCGGCAAACAACTTATCAGCGACCTCAAGGTCATAATGAGCACCCTACGAAAGCAccaaatgcgactcaacccgacaaaatgcgctttcggaatggaggcaggGAAGTTCCTCGACTTCATGATCACACAACGCGGAGTTGAAGCCAACCCAGAGAAATGCCGCGCCGTCCTTGAGATGACAAGCCCAAAAAATATAAACGACATCCAGAAGCTCACCGGCCAACTAACTGCACTATCTCGCTTTCTCGGAGCATCGGCTCAAAAAGCAATCCCCTTCTTCAGACTGATGAAGAAAGGAGCCCCCTTCAAATGGGAGGCAAAATGCGAAGAAGCGTTCCAACATTTCAAGAAAGTCCTAGCGGAACCACCAGTCCTCGCCAAACCCCAAACAGGGGAGACCCTCTACTtatacctctccataacggaagaAGCACTCGCGGTGGCACTCATCCGAGAAaacgagaagaaagagaaaaaacccATATATTTCATAAGCAAAGTCCTACAAGACACGGAAACCCACTACTCGCGCCTAGAAAAACTAGCCTTCGCCCTCCTCACTGCTTCCCGATGTTTGCGGCAATATTTTCAGGCCCACCCCGTGACAATTCGAACCAACCAAGCAGTTAAACAAGTACTACAAAAATCTGACCTAGCGGGTagaatgctagcatggtccatcgAACTGTCCCAATTCGACATCAAGTTCGAACCCCGATACGCAATCAAAGCACAAGccatggccgacttcatcgccgagATGACGCCGGGAAACTCCACCCTCGAGTCGTGGAAACTACACGTTGACGGCTCCTCGAACGTCACTTCCGGAGGTGCCGGAGTCATTCTCGAAAGTCAAAACGGAGTCGTGATCGAACAGTCGGTACAATACGAATTCCCATTCTCaaataaccaagcagaatatgaggccctCCTGGCAGGTTTAGCCCTAGCCAAAGAAGTCAGAGCAAAGGTCCTGGAAATAAATATGGATTCGCAAGTAGTTAGTTCTCAAATTAACGGAGACTACCAAACGCGAGATCCCCTGCTACAACAATACCTTGCCAAAGTCAACAAACTAAAGGAAGAATTCCACCAGGTAACCATACGGCACGTCCCCAGGGAACGAAATACCAGGGCCGACCTCCTCTCTAAACTAGCCAGCACTAAACCAGGACACGGCAACAAATCGCTAATTCAGGAAGTCATCAAATCACCATCCATATCCACAATGGCTAACGCCTATCTGACACTCTCCCACCGTGGATCATGGACCTACCCCATCCTACAATATCTCCTCAACGGAACACTGCCCGAAGACCCCAAAGAGGAAAAACGAACAAAGAGGGAAGCCGCCAACTATACGGTCGTCGCAGGACAACAATACAAACGCGGCTTCTCGCAACCCCTGCTCAAATGCGTCGAGCACGGGGACACAGAGTACATACTCCGCGAAATCCATGAAGGTTGTTGCGGCCACCACGTCGGAGGCAAAACCCTTGCCCAAAAAGTCATCCGCGCCAGTTACTTCTGGCCCTCGGTTATCCGGGATTCCAT CTCtgtagaacacccccaaacaaacggacagGTGGAATCAGCAAACATAATAATAGTCAAAGGTCTTAAGAAACGACTCGACGAAGCCAAAGGGCTATGGGCGGACGAGCTTGGATCGGTCTTATGGTCGTACCGCACGACCCCCCAAACAGCTACCGAGGAAACCCCCTTCCGATTAACATACGGCACGGAGGCTGTTATCCCAGTAGAGATCGGAGACCCAAATCCACGGAGAACGATCGGGGGTAACGACGAAgaagcagaacgagacctcaCCGACGAAGTAAGAAACATAGCCCATCTCAAAGAGCTAGCCCTAAAACAGAGAATCAGCCTAAGATACAACCACGGAGTCATTCGGCGAGAATTCGCGACTGCCGACCTTGTCCTACGACGAAATGACATCGGTCCCCCAACCCCAGGAGAGGGGAAACTCACCCCCAACTGGGAGGGACCATACAGAATCAAGGCTGCAATTGGAAAGGGAGCATACAAGCTCGAACGACTTAACGGCGACGAAATCCCGAGAACATGGAACACCACCAACTTATGGCGATACTACACTTAG
- the LOC140178710 gene encoding uncharacterized protein produces the protein MGLGDNFLKPEGSITLPLTIGTGNQRMTIISEFVVLKDSTAYNVILGRKTINDFSAIIFTKYLLMKFIMEDGSVGTIHGDREIATECDNTSLALRKKSRDAAGIFLADLDARQDGQPRPEPEGDMEKLQVGQTKDEYTFINRNLPYDLKEDLSQFLKQNKDLFAFTPADMPGIDPDLMSHRLAVDPRAKPVAQRRRKMSSDRASEARRQVQALLEANFIRELPYTTWLANVVLVKKSNGKWRMCIDYTDLNKSLSKRRFSPPKHRRIGGRRIRTQIPQLHGRILRL, from the coding sequence ATGGGACTCGGGGACAACTTTCTCAAACCAGAAGGTTCCATCACCCTCCCCCTCACCATAGGAACAGGTAACCAAAGGATGACAATCATATCCGAATTCGTAGTCCTTAaagactccacagcctacaacGTCATCCTCGGGAGAAAAACAATCAACGACTTCTCGGCCATTATCTTCACCAAATATCTCCTTATGAAATTCATAATGGAGGACGGCTCCGTCGGGACCATCCACGGAGACCGGGAAATCGCTACagaatgcgacaacaccagcctgGCTTTACGGAAAAAATCCCGCGACGCGGCTGGGATATTCCTAGCTGACCTGGACGCCCGACAAGACGGCCAACCTAGGCCAGAACCCGAAGGCGACATGGAAAAACTACAAGTAGGGCAAACCAAGGACGAATACACCTTCATCAACAGGAACCTCCCATATGACCTTAAAGAAGACCTTTCccaatttttgaaacaaaacaaAGACTTGTTCGCCTTTACGCCAGCtgacatgccaggaatagaccccGACTTAATGTCCCATCGGCTAGCCGTAGACCCCAGGGCTAAACCTGTGGCACAAAGGAGACGAAAAATGTCATCAGACCGAGCGTCCGAGGCCAGGAGACAAGTACAAGCCCTACTCGAGGCAAACTTCATCCGAGAACTACCCTACACGACATGGTTAGCAAATGTCGTACTGGTAAAAAAGTccaacgggaagtggcgaatgtgcatcgactacacggacctcaacaaaAGCCTATCCAAAAGACGCTTTTCCCCTCCCAAACATCGACGGATTGGTGGACGCCGCATCCGGACACagatacctcagcttcatggacgcatactccggCTATAA